A window of the Archocentrus centrarchus isolate MPI-CPG fArcCen1 chromosome 9, fArcCen1, whole genome shotgun sequence genome harbors these coding sequences:
- the mtrfr gene encoding mitochondrial translation release factor in rescue, with translation MSAFVPITSFVRSASCRLTWKGSPRVLQLLTPNPAGLTCVLAAGKKDLINLPVLVEDELEEQFVRGSGPGGQATNKTSNCVVLKHIPTGIVVKCHQTRSVDINRKRAREIMREKLDVAYKGDLSEVVLKKKESVLRKQEKRRKANENLERKRLFKDALAADSKPGSDTV, from the exons ATGTCAGCGTTTGTACCGATCACCAGCTTTGTGCGCAGTGCGTCCTGCCGGCTCACATGGAAAGGCTCCCCCCGCGTCCTTCAGCTGCTCACACCGAATCCCGCAGGACTCACGTGTGTTTTGGCAGCCGGTAAAAAGGACCTAATAAACCTTCCTGTCCTGGTTGAGGATGAGCTCGAAGAGCAGTTTGTGAGAGGATCTGGACCCGGTGGACAGGCGACCAATAAAACCAGCAACTGTGTTGTGCTCAAGCACATCCCCACTGGGATCGTAGTGAAG TGTCACCAGACCAGATCTGTGGATATAAATCGAAAACGCGCCCGAGAGATTATGAGGGAGAAACTCGATGTTGCGTACAAAGGAGACCTCAGTGAAGTTGTGTTGAAGAAGAAGGAGTCTGTGCTCAGAAAGcaagaaaagaggaggaaggcCAACGAGAACCTGGAGAGAAAAAGACTCTTTAAAGACGCACTGGCTGCAGACTCCAAGCCTGGAAGTGACACTGTTTAA